Proteins found in one Streptomyces sp. CB09001 genomic segment:
- the gcl gene encoding glyoxylate carboligase has product MARMTAARAAVEILKREGVTDAFGVPGAAINPFYAALKASGGVQHTLARHVEGASHMAEGYTRTLPGNIGVCIGTSGPAGTDMITGLYSAIGDSIPILCITGQAPTAVIHKEDFQAVDIASIAKPVTKMAVTVLEAAQVPGVFQQAFHLMRSGRPGPVLIDLPIDVQTTEIEFDPETYQPLPVYRPVATRAQIEKAIGLLNAAERPLIVAGGGVINADAADLLVEFAELTGTPVVPTLMGWGLLPDDHELNAGMVGLQTSHRYGNATFLESDFVLGIGNRWANRHTGKLDVYTAGRKFVHVDVEPTQIGKIFAPDYGIASDAKAALELFVQVARELKAAGRLPDRSAWAASAQERKATLQRRTHFDDIPIKPQRVYEEMNKAFGPETRYVSTIGLSQIAGAQMLHVYRPRHWINCGQAGPLGWTVPAALGVAKADPDAQVVALSGDYDFQFMLEELAVGAQHKIPYVHVLVNNSYLGLIRQAQRAFDIDFQVNLEFENINSPELGVYGVDHVKVAEGLGCKAIRVTDPNELGAALEQAKKLAAEHRVPVVVEAILERVTNISMSGTNDISNVVEFEEVATEPGHAPTAVRTLKV; this is encoded by the coding sequence ATGGCTCGTATGACCGCTGCCCGAGCGGCAGTTGAGATCCTCAAGCGCGAGGGCGTCACCGACGCGTTCGGTGTGCCCGGTGCGGCGATCAACCCCTTCTACGCCGCGCTCAAGGCGTCCGGCGGCGTCCAGCACACCCTGGCCCGCCACGTCGAGGGTGCCTCGCACATGGCCGAGGGCTACACCCGCACCCTCCCGGGCAACATCGGCGTCTGCATCGGCACCTCGGGCCCGGCCGGCACCGACATGATCACCGGTCTCTACTCGGCGATCGGCGACTCGATCCCGATCCTGTGCATCACCGGTCAGGCACCGACCGCCGTGATCCACAAGGAGGACTTCCAGGCCGTCGACATCGCCTCGATCGCCAAGCCGGTCACGAAGATGGCGGTCACCGTCCTGGAGGCCGCGCAGGTCCCCGGCGTCTTCCAGCAGGCGTTCCACCTGATGCGCTCCGGCCGTCCCGGCCCGGTCCTGATCGACCTGCCGATCGACGTCCAGACCACCGAGATCGAGTTCGACCCGGAGACCTACCAGCCGCTCCCGGTCTACCGGCCCGTCGCCACCCGCGCCCAGATCGAGAAGGCGATCGGCCTGCTCAACGCCGCCGAGCGGCCGCTGATCGTGGCCGGCGGCGGTGTCATCAACGCCGATGCCGCCGACCTGCTCGTGGAGTTCGCCGAGCTGACCGGCACCCCGGTCGTGCCGACCCTGATGGGCTGGGGCCTGCTGCCCGACGACCACGAGCTGAACGCCGGCATGGTCGGCCTGCAGACCTCGCACCGCTACGGCAACGCGACCTTCCTGGAGTCCGACTTCGTCCTCGGCATCGGCAACCGCTGGGCCAACCGCCACACCGGCAAGCTGGACGTCTACACGGCCGGGCGGAAGTTCGTCCACGTGGACGTCGAGCCGACCCAGATCGGCAAGATCTTCGCCCCGGACTACGGCATCGCCTCCGACGCCAAGGCCGCCCTGGAGCTGTTCGTCCAGGTCGCGCGCGAGCTGAAGGCGGCCGGCCGGCTGCCGGACCGCTCCGCATGGGCCGCCTCCGCGCAGGAGCGCAAGGCCACCCTCCAGCGCCGTACGCACTTCGACGACATCCCGATCAAGCCGCAGCGCGTCTACGAGGAGATGAACAAGGCCTTCGGCCCGGAGACCCGGTACGTCTCCACCATCGGCCTGTCCCAGATCGCCGGCGCCCAGATGCTGCACGTCTACCGGCCGCGGCACTGGATCAACTGCGGCCAGGCAGGACCGCTCGGCTGGACCGTCCCGGCCGCCCTCGGCGTGGCCAAGGCCGATCCGGACGCGCAGGTCGTGGCGCTCTCCGGCGACTACGACTTCCAGTTCATGCTGGAGGAGCTGGCCGTCGGCGCGCAGCACAAGATCCCCTATGTGCACGTCCTGGTGAACAACTCCTACCTGGGCCTGATCCGCCAGGCACAGCGGGCATTCGACATCGACTTCCAGGTCAACCTGGAGTTCGAGAACATCAACTCGCCCGAACTGGGCGTCTACGGCGTGGACCACGTCAAGGTCGCCGAGGGCCTGGGCTGCAAGGCGATCCGGGTGACCGACCCGAACGAGCTGGGCGCGGCCCTGGAGCAGGCCAAGAAGCTGGCCGCCGAGCACCGGGTGCCGGTCGTCGTCGAGGCGATCCTGGAGCGCGTCACCAACATCTCCATGTCGGGCACCAACGACATCTCCAACGTGGTGGAGTTCGAGGAGGTGGCCACCGAGCCGGGGCACGCCCCGACCGCGGTCAGGACGCTGAAGGTCTGA
- a CDS encoding TIGR04222 domain-containing membrane protein — protein MDTGTEIGWEPHEVALLGGGPRAAVTVAVVALHLLGAVETGPGRTLCAMGPEPEGLGPFEGTVLDCLCEPLTARELVRHADVRLALALTRIPLAEDGLLTHPWLRPTRGARRRLAFWRERHPLPAVRHGLTDEDTLLAVALHGDAALRLLLPRFALRTGLMDPGAPADGVRFSLGRGRFLRWRDEYEDSVSGDWGGMGHGDHSGGCGSGGGGGSD, from the coding sequence GTGGACACCGGCACGGAGATCGGGTGGGAGCCGCACGAGGTCGCGCTGCTGGGCGGCGGGCCGCGGGCCGCCGTCACGGTGGCGGTGGTCGCCCTGCACCTGCTGGGCGCGGTGGAGACCGGACCGGGCAGGACGCTGTGCGCGATGGGGCCGGAGCCGGAAGGGCTGGGGCCGTTCGAGGGGACCGTCCTGGACTGTCTGTGCGAGCCGCTCACCGCCCGCGAGCTGGTCCGGCACGCCGACGTGCGCCTGGCCCTGGCCCTGACGCGCATCCCGCTCGCGGAGGACGGACTGCTGACCCACCCCTGGCTCAGGCCGACCCGCGGCGCCCGCCGGCGCTTGGCGTTCTGGCGGGAGCGGCATCCGCTGCCGGCGGTCAGGCACGGGCTGACGGACGAGGACACGCTGCTCGCGGTCGCCCTGCACGGTGATGCGGCCCTGCGCCTGCTCCTCCCCCGCTTCGCGCTGCGGACCGGGCTGATGGACCCGGGTGCCCCGGCCGACGGGGTGCGCTTCTCACTGGGCCGGGGCAGGTTCCTGAGGTGGCGCGACGAGTACGAGGACTCGGTCTCGGGCGACTGGGGCGGCATGGGTCACGGGGACCACTCGGGCGGCTGTGGTTCGGGGGGCGGCGGCGGCTCGGACTGA
- a CDS encoding catalase, giving the protein MSQRVLTTESGAPVADNQNSASAGIGGPLLIQDQHLIEKLARFNRERIPERVVHARGSGAYGHFEVTDDVTGFTHADFLNTVGRRTEVFLRFSTVADSLGGADAVRDPRGFALKFYTEEGNYDLVGNNTPVFFIKDPIKFPDFIHSQKRDPFTGRQEPDNVFDFWAHSPEATHQVTWLMGDRGIPASYRHMDGFGSHTYQWTNAKGESFFVKYHFKTDQGIRCLTAEQAAKLAGEDPASHQTDLVQAIERGVYPSWTLHVQLMPVAEAANYRFNPFDVTKVWPHADYPLRRVGRLVLGRNPDNVFAEVEQAAFSPNNFVPGIGPSPDKMLQGRLFAYADAHRYRLGVNHTQLAVNAPKAVPGGAANYGRDGLMAANPQGRYAKNYEPNSYDGPAETGRPLAAPLPVSGHTGTHEAPLHTKDDHFVQAGELYRLMSEDERQRLVANLAGGLSQVSRNDVVEKNLAHFHAADPEYGKRVEEAVRALRED; this is encoded by the coding sequence ATGTCGCAGCGCGTGCTCACCACCGAGTCCGGCGCCCCGGTCGCCGACAACCAGAACTCCGCTTCCGCCGGCATCGGCGGCCCCCTCCTGATCCAGGACCAGCACCTCATCGAGAAGCTCGCCCGCTTCAACCGCGAGCGCATCCCGGAGCGCGTGGTGCACGCCCGCGGCTCCGGCGCCTACGGCCACTTCGAGGTGACCGACGACGTCACCGGCTTCACGCACGCCGACTTCCTGAACACGGTCGGCAGGCGCACCGAGGTCTTCCTGCGCTTCTCCACGGTGGCCGACTCGCTCGGCGGCGCGGACGCGGTCCGCGACCCGCGGGGCTTCGCGCTGAAGTTCTACACCGAAGAGGGCAACTACGACCTCGTCGGCAACAACACCCCGGTGTTCTTCATCAAGGACCCCATCAAGTTCCCCGACTTCATCCACTCGCAGAAGCGCGACCCGTTCACGGGCCGTCAGGAGCCGGACAACGTCTTCGACTTCTGGGCGCACTCCCCCGAGGCGACGCACCAGGTGACCTGGCTGATGGGCGACCGCGGCATCCCGGCCTCGTACCGCCACATGGACGGCTTCGGCTCGCACACCTACCAGTGGACGAACGCCAAGGGCGAGTCGTTCTTCGTCAAGTACCACTTCAAGACCGACCAGGGCATCCGCTGCCTGACCGCCGAGCAGGCGGCGAAGCTCGCGGGCGAGGACCCGGCCTCGCACCAGACCGACCTGGTGCAGGCGATCGAGCGGGGCGTGTACCCGTCCTGGACGCTGCACGTGCAGCTGATGCCGGTGGCCGAGGCGGCGAACTACCGCTTCAACCCGTTCGACGTGACCAAGGTGTGGCCGCACGCCGACTACCCGCTCAGGCGGGTCGGCCGGCTGGTGCTCGGCCGCAACCCGGACAACGTCTTCGCGGAGGTCGAGCAGGCCGCCTTCTCCCCGAACAACTTCGTTCCGGGCATCGGCCCCTCCCCCGACAAGATGCTCCAGGGCCGCCTGTTCGCCTACGCGGACGCCCACCGCTACCGCCTGGGCGTCAACCACACCCAGCTCGCGGTGAACGCCCCGAAGGCCGTGCCCGGCGGCGCCGCCAACTACGGCCGCGACGGCCTGATGGCGGCCAATCCGCAGGGCCGGTACGCCAAGAACTACGAGCCGAACTCCTACGACGGCCCGGCCGAGACCGGCCGCCCGCTGGCCGCCCCGCTCCCGGTCTCCGGCCACACCGGCACCCACGAGGCGCCGCTGCACACCAAGGACGACCACTTCGTGCAGGCCGGTGAGCTGTACCGGCTGATGAGCGAGGACGAGAGGCAGCGGCTGGTGGCCAACCTGGCCGGCGGCCTGTCGCAGGTCTCCCGCAACGACGTCGTCGAGAAGAACCTCGCGCACTTCCACGCGGCCGACCCCGAGTACGGCAAGCGCGTGGAGGAGGCGGTCCGCGCCCTGCGCGAGGACTGA
- a CDS encoding 2-hydroxy-3-oxopropionate reductase, with the protein MSTLPKVAWIGLGIMGSPMSENLIKAGYQVTGFTLEQEKLDRLSAAGGTVAASIAEAVRDADVVVTMVPASPQVEAIAYGPDGILENAKSGALLVDMSSITPQTSVDLAKAAKDKGIRVLDAPVSGGEAGAIEAVLSIMVGGEQADFDEAKPLLEALGKTIVLCGPHGSGQTVKAANQLIVAVNIQACAEAVVFLEKSGVDLKAALDVLGGGLAGSTVLTRKKDNFLTRDFKPGFRIDLHHKDMGIVTDAARNVGAALPVGAVVAQLVASLRAQGDGGLDHSALLRAVERLSGGQV; encoded by the coding sequence ATGAGCACGCTCCCCAAGGTCGCCTGGATCGGTCTCGGCATCATGGGCTCCCCCATGTCCGAGAACCTGATCAAGGCGGGTTACCAGGTCACCGGCTTCACCCTGGAGCAGGAGAAGCTGGACCGGCTGTCCGCCGCCGGCGGCACCGTGGCCGCCTCCATCGCCGAGGCCGTCCGCGACGCCGACGTCGTCGTGACCATGGTGCCCGCGTCGCCGCAGGTCGAGGCCATCGCCTACGGCCCCGACGGCATCCTGGAGAACGCGAAGTCCGGCGCGCTGCTGGTCGACATGTCCTCGATCACCCCGCAGACCTCGGTGGACCTCGCGAAGGCCGCCAAGGACAAGGGCATCCGCGTCCTGGACGCCCCCGTCTCCGGCGGCGAGGCCGGCGCCATCGAGGCCGTGCTGTCCATCATGGTCGGCGGCGAGCAGGCCGACTTCGACGAGGCCAAGCCGCTCCTGGAGGCGCTCGGCAAGACCATCGTGCTGTGCGGTCCGCACGGCTCGGGCCAGACCGTGAAGGCCGCCAACCAGCTGATCGTCGCCGTCAACATCCAGGCGTGCGCCGAGGCCGTGGTCTTCCTGGAGAAGTCCGGCGTGGACCTGAAGGCCGCCCTGGACGTCCTGGGCGGCGGCCTGGCCGGCTCGACCGTGCTGACGCGGAAGAAGGACAACTTCCTGACCCGCGACTTCAAGCCGGGCTTCCGCATCGACCTGCACCACAAGGACATGGGCATCGTCACCGACGCCGCCCGCAACGTGGGCGCCGCGCTGCCGGTGGGCGCCGTGGTGGCCCAGCTGGTCGCCTCGCTGCGCGCCCAGGGCGACGGCGGCCTGGACCACTCGGCCCTGCTGCGGGCCGTGGAGCGCCTGTCCGGCGGCCAGGTCTGA
- a CDS encoding TIM barrel protein, whose amino-acid sequence MGFADQRFNVNLSILYTELPLLERPAAAAAAGFTAVELWWPWIDSPTPAQSELDALKSAIEDAGVRLTGLNFYAGRLPGPDRGALSVPGAESDRFRANIDVAADFAQSLGCTALNALYGNRVEGVDPAEQDRLALENLVLAARAADRIGAILLIEALNEPESPRYPLVSAPAAVAVVDKVNEATGLGNAKFLMDLYHLSMNGEDLPQVIDAYAAKTGHVQIADNPGRGAPGTGSLPLEDLLDRLRKAGYDGWVGLEYKPGETPSAQSFSWLPAEARAAR is encoded by the coding sequence ATGGGATTCGCAGACCAGCGCTTCAACGTCAACCTGTCGATCCTCTACACGGAACTCCCGCTCCTGGAGCGTCCCGCGGCCGCCGCCGCGGCCGGCTTCACCGCGGTCGAGCTGTGGTGGCCCTGGATCGACTCGCCCACCCCCGCGCAGTCCGAGCTGGACGCCCTCAAGTCGGCCATCGAGGACGCGGGCGTCCGGCTCACCGGGCTGAACTTCTACGCCGGTCGGCTGCCCGGCCCCGACCGGGGCGCCCTGTCGGTCCCCGGTGCGGAGTCGGACCGCTTCCGCGCCAACATCGACGTGGCCGCCGACTTCGCCCAGTCGCTGGGCTGCACGGCGCTCAACGCCCTGTACGGCAACCGTGTCGAGGGCGTGGACCCGGCCGAGCAGGACCGGCTCGCGCTGGAGAACCTGGTCCTGGCCGCCCGCGCGGCCGACCGGATCGGCGCGATCCTGCTGATCGAGGCGCTCAACGAGCCCGAGTCGCCGCGGTACCCGCTGGTGTCGGCTCCGGCCGCGGTCGCGGTCGTGGACAAGGTCAACGAGGCCACCGGGCTCGGCAACGCCAAGTTCCTCATGGACCTCTACCACCTGTCCATGAACGGCGAGGACCTGCCGCAGGTGATCGACGCCTACGCCGCGAAGACCGGCCACGTGCAGATCGCCGACAACCCGGGCCGCGGCGCTCCCGGCACGGGCTCCCTCCCGCTGGAGGACCTGCTCGACCGCCTGCGGAAGGCCGGATACGACGGCTGGGTCGGCCTGGAGTACAAGCCCGGCGAGACCCCCAGCGCCCAGTCCTTCTCCTGGCTGCCGGCCGAGGCCCGCGCGGCCCGCTGA
- a CDS encoding helix-turn-helix domain-containing protein, translating into MTGPAEEPFIAAVKPLVDAMGGEMLPPDEAGLEDVVLSWEGADVVAVRLPQLADSLDHILAAMERRRGRPLADLDRRTKQEVVRALEARGAFAVRHGVETVASALGVSRFTVYNYLNREKGT; encoded by the coding sequence GTGACCGGTCCCGCCGAGGAGCCGTTCATCGCGGCCGTCAAGCCCCTGGTCGACGCCATGGGCGGCGAGATGCTGCCGCCGGACGAGGCGGGTCTTGAGGATGTCGTGCTCTCCTGGGAGGGTGCCGACGTCGTCGCCGTACGCCTGCCCCAGCTCGCCGACTCCCTCGACCACATCCTGGCCGCCATGGAACGCCGGCGGGGCAGGCCGCTGGCCGACCTGGACCGCCGTACCAAGCAGGAGGTCGTCCGGGCCCTGGAGGCGCGCGGCGCCTTCGCCGTACGGCACGGCGTGGAGACCGTCGCGAGCGCCCTCGGTGTCAGCCGCTTCACCGTGTACAACTACCTCAACCGCGAGAAGGGCACCTGA
- the uraD gene encoding 2-oxo-4-hydroxy-4-carboxy-5-ureidoimidazoline decarboxylase, with the protein MTSTSASGLARFNTLEETAALAELHEACAATAWARYLLAARPFATPEDLYAAGDAAMAELTADDLAQAMAGHPPIGRPKPGDPTSSREQAGMSGATEELKAEMLELNLAYQEKFGHVFLVCATGRTGEQMRDALKERIGNPPEQEWEIVRTELGKINRIRLTRLVEQDARP; encoded by the coding sequence GTGACGTCCACTTCCGCGTCGGGCCTGGCCCGCTTCAACACCCTCGAGGAGACCGCGGCACTCGCGGAACTCCACGAGGCGTGCGCCGCCACGGCGTGGGCCCGGTACCTGCTCGCCGCCCGCCCCTTCGCCACCCCCGAGGATCTGTACGCCGCAGGCGACGCCGCCATGGCCGAGCTGACCGCGGACGACCTCGCCCAGGCGATGGCCGGACACCCGCCGATCGGCCGCCCCAAACCGGGCGACCCGACCTCGTCCCGCGAACAGGCGGGCATGTCCGGCGCCACAGAGGAACTCAAGGCGGAGATGCTCGAACTGAACCTGGCCTACCAGGAGAAGTTCGGCCACGTCTTCCTCGTCTGCGCCACCGGGCGGACCGGTGAGCAGATGCGGGACGCGCTCAAGGAGCGGATCGGGAACCCGCCCGAGCAGGAGTGGGAGATCGTCCGCACCGAACTGGGGAAGATCAACCGCATCCGCCTGACCCGACTCGTCGAACAGGACGCCCGACCATGA
- the uraH gene encoding hydroxyisourate hydrolase, protein MSTSTTASVSTHILDTSAGRPAGDVAVHLAARAGREGDWQTLGGSATDADGRCKDLPALPEGTTHVRLDFDTETYFAKKQAAAQQDAPALRDSENGRPVFFPEVTITFAVVPGEHYHVPLLLNPFGYSVYRGS, encoded by the coding sequence ATGAGCACCAGCACCACCGCCTCCGTGTCCACGCACATTTTGGACACCAGCGCCGGCCGCCCCGCCGGGGACGTCGCCGTCCACCTCGCAGCCCGTGCGGGCCGCGAGGGGGACTGGCAGACGCTCGGCGGCTCCGCGACCGACGCCGACGGCCGGTGCAAGGACCTCCCGGCCCTGCCGGAGGGCACCACCCACGTACGGCTCGACTTCGACACCGAGACGTACTTCGCCAAGAAACAAGCCGCGGCCCAGCAGGACGCCCCCGCGCTCCGGGACAGCGAGAACGGCCGGCCCGTGTTCTTCCCCGAGGTCACCATCACCTTCGCGGTGGTGCCCGGCGAGCACTACCACGTTCCGCTGCTGCTCAACCCGTTCGGCTACTCCGTTTACCGAGGGAGCTGA
- the pucL gene encoding factor-independent urate hydroxylase: MTRFVLGQNQYGKAENRVVKITRDGDTHHIKDLNVSVALSGDMEEVHRSGSNANVLPTDTTKNTVFAFAKEHGIESAEDLGVKLARHFVDNNEPIHRARIRIEQYGWERIETSKGGARFVGADEIAHSFVRTGQETRVAQITYDGHGIQVLSGFKDLTVLNSTNSEFFGFLKDKYTTLPEDHDRILATTVSTWWRHNWDGIDSHAPDWDRSYGGVRKHALQAFAETYSYSLQQTLFEMGVRVLNSRDEVDEIRFSMPNKHHFRSDLSPFGIDNEAKDGAVYYAADRPYGLIEATILRDGAEQLIPVDMTNL, encoded by the coding sequence ATGACCCGTTTCGTCCTGGGACAGAACCAGTACGGCAAGGCGGAGAACCGCGTCGTCAAGATCACGCGCGACGGCGACACGCACCACATCAAGGACCTGAACGTCTCCGTCGCCCTGTCCGGCGACATGGAGGAGGTCCACCGCAGCGGTTCCAACGCCAACGTCCTGCCGACCGACACCACCAAGAACACGGTGTTCGCCTTCGCCAAGGAGCACGGGATCGAGAGCGCCGAGGACCTCGGCGTCAAGCTCGCCCGCCACTTCGTGGACAACAACGAGCCGATCCACCGGGCCCGCATCCGCATCGAGCAGTACGGCTGGGAGCGGATCGAGACGTCGAAGGGCGGCGCCCGCTTCGTCGGTGCGGACGAGATCGCCCACTCCTTCGTCCGCACCGGCCAGGAGACCCGCGTCGCGCAGATCACCTACGACGGCCACGGCATCCAGGTGCTCTCCGGCTTCAAGGACCTGACCGTCCTGAACTCGACCAACTCCGAGTTCTTCGGCTTCCTCAAGGACAAGTACACGACCCTCCCGGAGGACCACGACCGCATCCTCGCCACCACCGTCTCCACCTGGTGGCGGCACAACTGGGACGGCATCGACTCGCACGCCCCCGACTGGGACCGCTCCTACGGCGGGGTGCGCAAGCACGCGCTCCAGGCGTTCGCCGAGACCTACTCGTACTCACTCCAGCAGACCCTCTTCGAGATGGGTGTGCGGGTGCTCAACTCGCGCGACGAGGTCGACGAGATCCGCTTCTCGATGCCCAACAAGCACCACTTCCGCTCGGACCTGTCGCCCTTCGGAATCGACAACGAGGCCAAGGACGGCGCCGTGTACTACGCCGCCGACCGCCCCTACGGCCTGATCGAGGCCACCATCCTGCGCGACGGCGCCGAGCAACTCATCCCGGTCGACATGACCAACCTCTGA
- a CDS encoding 8-oxoguanine deaminase, whose protein sequence is MAASSAAERTVIENCAVATVDADDTEYASGHVVLAGNRIESVGAGRAPEGLGNVVRRIDATGHLVTPGLVNTHHHFYQWLTRGLATDHNLFDWLVALYPTWARLDEPMAHAAAQGSLAMMARGGVTTAADHHYIHPRGAGDLSGAIIRAARDMGVRFTLARGSMDRGESEGGLPPDFAVESLDDALAATEATVREHHDPSSDAMTQVAVAPCSPFSVSTELMRQGAELARRLGVRLHTHGSETVEEEKFCHELFGMGPTDYFESTGWLGEDVWMAHCVHMNDADIAAFARTGTGVAHCPSSNARLAAGIARVPDLIAAGVPVGLGVDGTASNESGELHTELRNALLINRLGAHREAALDARKALRLGTHGGARVLGRAEETGSLEAGKLADLVLWRMDTLAHSSIADPVTALVFGAAAPVTASFVDGRQIVEDGRLLTVDEDAVARATRDEARRLARTAAQG, encoded by the coding sequence ATGGCAGCATCATCGGCAGCCGAGCGCACCGTCATCGAGAACTGTGCCGTCGCGACCGTCGACGCGGACGACACCGAGTACGCCTCGGGCCACGTCGTCCTCGCCGGCAACCGGATCGAGTCGGTCGGCGCGGGACGGGCACCCGAGGGCCTCGGGAACGTCGTACGCCGGATCGACGCGACCGGACACCTGGTCACGCCCGGACTGGTCAACACCCACCACCACTTCTACCAGTGGCTCACCCGGGGCCTGGCCACCGACCACAACCTGTTCGACTGGCTGGTCGCCCTGTACCCCACCTGGGCGCGCCTCGACGAACCGATGGCCCACGCGGCGGCCCAGGGATCGCTCGCGATGATGGCCAGAGGCGGCGTCACCACCGCCGCGGACCACCACTACATCCACCCGCGCGGCGCCGGTGACCTGTCCGGGGCGATCATCCGCGCCGCCCGCGACATGGGCGTGCGCTTCACCCTCGCCCGCGGCTCCATGGACCGCGGCGAGTCCGAGGGCGGGCTGCCGCCGGACTTCGCGGTCGAGAGCCTGGACGACGCGCTCGCCGCCACCGAGGCCACCGTCCGGGAGCACCACGACCCCTCCTCCGACGCGATGACCCAGGTCGCCGTCGCCCCCTGCTCGCCCTTCTCCGTCTCCACCGAACTGATGCGCCAGGGCGCCGAGCTGGCCCGCCGGCTCGGCGTGCGGCTGCACACCCACGGTTCGGAGACCGTCGAGGAGGAGAAGTTCTGCCACGAGCTGTTCGGCATGGGACCCACCGACTACTTCGAGTCCACCGGCTGGCTCGGCGAGGACGTGTGGATGGCGCACTGCGTCCACATGAACGACGCCGACATCGCCGCCTTCGCCCGCACCGGAACCGGCGTCGCCCACTGCCCGTCCTCCAACGCCCGCCTGGCCGCCGGCATCGCCCGGGTCCCCGACCTGATCGCCGCCGGAGTCCCGGTCGGTCTCGGCGTCGACGGCACCGCCTCCAACGAGTCCGGCGAACTCCACACCGAACTCCGCAACGCCCTGCTGATCAACCGCCTCGGCGCCCACCGCGAGGCCGCGCTGGACGCCCGCAAGGCGCTGCGCCTGGGCACCCACGGCGGCGCCCGGGTCCTCGGCCGGGCCGAGGAGACCGGCTCCCTGGAGGCGGGCAAGCTCGCCGACCTGGTGCTGTGGCGGATGGACACCCTCGCCCACTCCTCCATCGCCGACCCGGTGACCGCCCTGGTCTTCGGCGCCGCCGCCCCGGTCACGGCGTCGTTCGTGGACGGCCGGCAGATCGTCGAGGACGGCAGGCTGCTCACGGTCGACGAGGACGCCGTCGCCCGCGCCACCCGCGACGAGGCACGACGCCTGGCGCGGACCGCGGCGCAGGGCTGA
- a CDS encoding nucleobase:cation symporter-2 family protein, with protein MADHPVDEKLPPLKMATTGLQHVAAMYAGVVAPPLIVGAAIGLSATELTFLTGACLFTAGLATFLQTLGIWKIGARLPFVNGVTFAGVAPMTAVVASTDDKSDALPIIFGAVIVAGLLGFVAAPFFSKAIRFFPPVVTGTVITLIGISLLPVAFGWAQGPSPTADDFGSATNLGLAAITLVVVLFLRRFTRGFVKQIAVLLGLVAGTLIAIPFGVTDFGPVADADVVGFPTPFHFGAPQFQIAAIISMCVVMVVSMTESTADMLALGEIVERPADEKTIAAGLRADTLGSALSPVFNGFMCSAFAQNIGLVAMTKIRSRYVVAVGGGFLVLMGLCPMAASLIAVVPRPVLGGAGVVLFGSVAASGIQTLVRASLDKDNNVLIVAVSLAVGIIPIAAPEFYHSFPENARIILDSGISTGCVAAVLLNLVFNHIGGREREAEDVTHPMEAGDEITESSRAAAMP; from the coding sequence GTGGCCGACCACCCTGTTGACGAGAAACTCCCGCCGCTGAAGATGGCGACGACCGGCCTGCAACACGTGGCCGCCATGTACGCCGGGGTCGTCGCCCCGCCCCTGATCGTCGGCGCGGCCATCGGCCTGAGCGCCACCGAACTGACCTTCCTCACCGGCGCCTGCCTGTTCACCGCGGGCCTGGCGACCTTCCTCCAAACCCTCGGCATCTGGAAGATCGGCGCCCGCCTGCCCTTCGTCAACGGCGTCACCTTCGCGGGCGTCGCCCCCATGACCGCGGTCGTCGCCTCCACCGACGACAAGTCCGACGCGCTGCCGATCATCTTCGGCGCGGTCATCGTCGCCGGACTCCTCGGCTTCGTCGCCGCCCCCTTCTTCAGCAAGGCGATCCGCTTCTTCCCGCCGGTCGTCACCGGCACCGTCATCACGCTGATAGGCATATCCCTGCTCCCCGTGGCCTTCGGCTGGGCACAGGGCCCCAGCCCCACGGCGGACGACTTCGGCTCGGCGACCAACCTCGGCCTGGCCGCGATCACCCTCGTCGTCGTCCTGTTCCTGCGCCGCTTCACCCGGGGCTTCGTCAAGCAGATCGCGGTGCTGCTCGGCCTGGTCGCGGGCACGCTCATCGCGATCCCGTTCGGCGTCACGGACTTTGGTCCGGTCGCGGACGCGGACGTCGTCGGCTTCCCGACGCCGTTCCACTTCGGCGCGCCGCAGTTCCAGATCGCCGCGATCATCTCCATGTGTGTGGTGATGGTGGTCTCGATGACCGAGTCCACGGCCGACATGCTCGCCCTCGGCGAGATCGTGGAGCGCCCCGCCGACGAGAAGACCATCGCGGCCGGCCTGCGCGCCGACACCCTCGGCTCCGCACTCAGCCCGGTCTTCAACGGCTTCATGTGCAGCGCCTTCGCCCAGAACATCGGCCTGGTCGCGATGACGAAGATCCGCAGCCGCTACGTCGTCGCGGTGGGCGGCGGCTTCCTGGTCCTGATGGGCCTGTGCCCGATGGCGGCCTCGCTCATCGCCGTCGTCCCGCGTCCGGTCCTGGGCGGCGCCGGCGTGGTCCTCTTCGGCTCCGTCGCGGCCAGCGGCATCCAGACCCTGGTCCGGGCGAGCCTGGACAAGGACAACAACGTCCTGATCGTGGCGGTCTCCCTGGCCGTCGGCATCATCCCGATCGCGGCGCCGGAGTTCTACCACTCGTTCCCGGAGAACGCGCGGATCATCCTCGACTCGGGCATCTCCACCGGCTGTGTGGCCGCCGTCCTGCTCAACCTGGTCTTCAACCACATCGGCGGCCGGGAACGCGAGGCGGAGGACGTCACCCACCCGATGGAGGCGGGCGACGAGATCACCGAGTCGTCCCGGGCCGCGGCGATGCCGTGA